The following are encoded together in the Ranitomeya imitator isolate aRanImi1 chromosome 4, aRanImi1.pri, whole genome shotgun sequence genome:
- the PMCH gene encoding pro-MCH produces MVRMISLSYPLIISLSILSQGFLFSLSKSIRKAENDVLLDTITLRKALRNGDTIYKSSTNPQDQYSMDEGEEERNIKSAGSENTYFSPDVNPLNVGVKQIPFSTLKSSSQNSENGDETVELTHERRDIGEEENAAKFPIGRRDFDMLRCMLGRVYRPCWQI; encoded by the exons ATGGTAAGAATGATCAGCTTAAGCTATCCACTCATAATATCTTTATCCATTCTATCCCAAGGCTTCCTGTTTTCCTTGTCAAAGTCTATTCGAAAAGCAGAGAATGACGTCTTGCTAGATACAATTACTCTAAGGAAAGCATTAAGGAATGGAGACACGATATACAAATCCTCAACTAACCCGCAAGACCAGTACTCTATGGATGAAGGAGAGGAGGAACGAAACATAAAG AGCGCAGGATCTGAAAATACTTACTTCAGCCCtgatgttaacccattaaatgttgGGGTGAAACAGATTCCATTTTCGACACTCAAAAGCTCATCCCAAAATTCAGAGAATGGAGATGAAACTGTTGAGCTAACACATGAAAGAAGAGATATTGGGGAAGAAGAAAATGCAGCAAAGTTTCCAATTGGGAGAAGAGATTTTGATA